In the genome of Desulfobacteraceae bacterium, one region contains:
- a CDS encoding plasmid pRiA4b ORF-3 family protein, producing the protein MAKKPQKTYQLKVALKGAKPPIWRRFLVDSGMTLAELHDVLQTVMGWSDSHLHQFTAYGAVYGVPDPEFDLEGVRDERKVKLAQILRHEKDAMIYEYDFGDGWMHQITLEKILPVDAETALPVCIKGKGACPPEDVGGLWGYYALLESLKDPQHPEHEESTEWVGEDFDPDAFDLDWINALLDAHRR; encoded by the coding sequence ATGGCGAAGAAACCCCAAAAAACGTATCAACTGAAGGTCGCCCTTAAAGGTGCCAAACCCCCGATATGGCGTCGTTTCCTGGTTGACAGTGGCATGACCCTGGCGGAATTGCATGATGTCCTGCAAACCGTCATGGGGTGGAGCGACAGCCATCTGCATCAGTTCACGGCTTACGGTGCCGTCTACGGGGTCCCTGATCCCGAATTCGATCTGGAAGGGGTTCGCGACGAGCGCAAGGTCAAGCTAGCTCAAATTCTGCGGCATGAAAAAGACGCGATGATCTACGAGTACGATTTCGGGGACGGCTGGATGCACCAGATTACCCTGGAGAAGATCCTGCCCGTCGATGCCGAGACCGCGCTGCCGGTGTGCATCAAGGGCAAGGGGGCCTGCCCGCCCGAGGACGTCGGCGGCCTGTGGGGATACTACGCGCTGCTGGAGTCCTTGAAGGACCCGCAACACCCAGAACACGAGGAGAGCACGGAATGGGTCGGGGAGGATTTCGACCCCGATGCCTTCGACCTCGACTGGATCAATGCGCTGTTGGACGCCCATCGGCGTTGA